A region of the Sphaerodactylus townsendi isolate TG3544 linkage group LG15, MPM_Stown_v2.3, whole genome shotgun sequence genome:
CTGTGGGTGCAGGatctgggagagaaaaaaaaaaaaaaaacaggagggcTAAAAACAAAGAAGCGTGGCTTATAACGTTACTTAGATGCCAGCTGTTGTGGCCCGTTGCGTATCTTTACATTCCACGCTTGAGAACTCAATCTGGGCTTGGGGTGGCTCAAGATTGCAAAAAGGAAACCTCTGCTtactggctcaaaagaacagcgTTAAGAAACTAGACCTGTGAagtagaaataatttaaaagtctATGTCGAAAGaccaacaataaaagaaaaaaaatgcaaaagcgGTGACAGAATTTTACAGAATTGAAAGGGGTTACCCAAAATATGTACTTAGACTCAAGTCTCTGTAGAAATGATGATATCCCTTCAATGAGAAATCCAAAAAGTGAAGGCACAAGCAGGAAGGGTTCCAATTGCCACTTGGATGTTCAGCTGGATTCCCACTTCAGGAGAACATGGTTGGTGGTAATGTTCACCCAGGTGTAGGTTCAGCGGCGCTTTTCAACCTTGGCCTTCTTCAGTCACAACAATTACATGCAAGAGAGTGACAAAGACACATCTAGCGGAAGGGATGACTTCAATGAAGTAACAAACTGCCTGCATCCTACATCGTGGTgtgaacgtttggcactccagatgttatagttctaccaattcccatcggccctgcCAGcgtagccagttggccatgctggcgaaggctgTCAGAGTGTAACCTGCTTATCCTGGAGTGCTCAAAATTAACTTCCTCGGCTAATCCCCATCAACTCAATCTCAAGGAGGCCAAGGACAGCGAgccccacctctgccccagatGAAATCAAACCAAGCCCTATCTCCACACAAGCCTTTACCAGCCCAGATACCCTAAGCTTGAACTTGTCAGACCTTCAGCAGCAAGTACTACAATCCTAAAGGCGCCAGGTGAACCCAAGCAAAGAGGCAAGTCCTGCTGTCCCATGGAACATCCTGATTTCATGGAAGTGTAGGTGTGTGCTAAAATAACATCTTGTTTATGCACTCCAGATGTAAGCCTTTTTTGCAGGAGTTCCATACCCACTGTGCGCCACTGTCCTCTGTAAAATGATCTCCAGTGAGCCTGTAAACCTCCCCGCAACATTTCAGAGCTTGAACAAACTTTTCTacacttttaaaagaaatatccAAACAAATCAGAAAATCAAAAGGAGGTTTCTCAACTGAATTTGAAATTCTGGTGCTCAGAACACCTATTGTGCTAAAATCAGAGTTATCAACACCAAGCACAGTCGTCTTCTTAAGCCAAGAGGAGCAGGAATGAAATCCATACcctgtacatacatacatacattcactcactcactcctttACTGGCATAAGTAGCAAAATACAGAGCCATCCATATAAAAAGGCAGATCAAAATATGTAGAGCCCTGTACATTCATCCTATTGTTCAGTCTGACACCAGGAACTAAATTCTAGcatttttaccaaaaaaatgaaataaaaaaggcttTCATACCTGGTTGGTTGCTTGAATAAGCTCCTGGGCTTTTGCCCGGCTTGCAAGGTTGGCCTCTTCCATCTTGAAGAGCAGGGCAGTTACTAGGTGGGGAAACAAGAACCTTAGGAACAGAAATAGCCCCTAAACTGCAGAAGTGAGCAGACACATTGCTAAGCCCACCTTCCAACCGATCCTGGACTCAGGCTGAAAATGCCTGAAGGGGGATATTAATGCATTTCCAGCTTCGAAAGGCTGGCCCACTTACTCGACATATACATACTGCAGGTACGCAGAAGTCCCGTTTCTCAAATTGACAGCCCCTCATCACAAGATCTAAgcatccgctcctcctcctccaagctgACCACTTTCCAGGAGAGCCGTGGCTGAGTGGGAGATTAACTGCCCCGTTTTGCAGAAGACCCCAGATTCAATCccaagttaaaaggatcaagcacTGCAAAAGACTGGAGgtcttggagagccactgctagtcCAATAAGGCTGAACTTCCTTATTGGACTAGCGCTTGGCTCAGGGTCTGAACCCCTGTCTGCGATTTTAAGCTTCAAGCAAAGAGCCAGTATCCAGCCTTAAGAGAGGTCCAAATTCTCCatctcacacacacatctcccTTTTCTGAATAGCTCACGTTCAATATAAAGGAAGGGCCGTGTCTTTCCAGTCAATAGGTCCCAGAACTATCTCTGGATTATCCAGTTGCGTAACACAGCCtgttcccattttttccccagttctgGTTTCTCAGAACACCATACTTAGGATGAGCCTGCAGGCCCATAAAAACTGTTGTCACAGTTTATAACATACAACGTAGACTTTTAGACACTGAGCTTCAAGGACTCAATATGGCAGGTAAAAACATTTCTTCCCCATTATATATGGGGATCTTGCCGTTCCCTAATAATCTGGCATCTGTCATCTAACCCGGGGTCTCCAAACAATGGCCTTCTTGATGTTCGTTGAAAACAATCCCCATCAGTCCTTGCAAGCAGGGTCAATTGTCAGAACTGACGAGATCacagtccattaacatctgcagggccctaatttggagacccctgatctaaccaaTACTTTATGCTCACCAGGCTAATTATCCTACCTTCAGCTACACCATTGGAGGAGTCCATAAAATCCCCTATATAAACAGATTTTGTCCCTGTAGACAGCTCTGTATAGAAACTATATCACATGTTATATTATAATGCCCCTTTAATACTGATATCAGGCCCAGATTTCTTGACGCATCTCTAACCAAATGGATTTTCTGATGAAAATAAAGTATGGTTTTCATCTTTCAAGTCAAGATCCTGTCATAAAGGAGAAGGTGGCAGAGTTTTTACGGCTGCTTATAAAACTTGGGAGAATCTAAATGTTGAACCTGTATTATTATCAAACTCTGTATTTATACCCTGTTAAAATGCCAAAACAGGTGTTGTTATCAAGCTGCTGTCAAAAGCTGAAGCAGCCAGCATTGGGCAGGGCTGTGCAAAAATATATTTCTATTACTCCCATTCCCTTTCATTCCCTGTTGGGATACATACATGCCAGCACTCCACTGGTGCAGTCCACTCCACCCTGCAGGTTCCAAGACATGGGAGCAGATGGGTGCGCGAGGCAGATGCTTGTGAGGTGTGGGGTGGCTTCGGCTGTGCTAAACACTGCCCTCTTTGGTCTCGGACAAGCTGTCATGCTTCTGGCTCATCTGGGAAGCACTCTTAGGCGGCTCCAGCCCGGGGGTCttcaggggaggaaggagacagCCGAGGCGATCCCTTGCAGCCGCTGTCCACAGTCTGGGAGTCggagtgaaaccctgcagccggAGCTAAGCGGCTGAGAGGGCTCAGTGCTGCTTGGGCGTCCCCACTCCTCGGGACTTCTCCAGAGCCCGGACCATGAGGGTTCTTTTCCCGCCCGACCCTCAAAGGGCTGCTGGCCCCCTGGCTGCAGCTGTCTGCTTTGGACTTCTTCAACCCTGTCTTCACCTTgagcttcttctttttcttgggctCCGAGGCACCTTTCCCGGCAGAGCCCCTTCCAGCCCCCTAACTTCCGCCCATCTTGGCGCTGGTCAGTCCTTTGACTTTCTTGGAGCTTTGAAGCCGGGCTCTTTGACGCTGGCCATCCTCCCCTGGCCCAGCCCTGCGAAGCTTCTCCCGGACTATCGTGCACCTTCTCCTCTGACTTGAGGAAAGGCGACCGGCTCTCCTTGCTCAGCTGGCTGACCAGGCTCCCGCGATGGATCCAACCTGCTTTCACCTGGCGGTGAAGTGCTGCTGACGCCTTCCCGGATCAGTACAGCTACCTTAGACTGGAGTTTCACCTTCCGGCCTGAGCCAAGCTTGCCGCTCTCCTTGTGGCTTCCGGCTTTGATTTTCTTCCCGCCCTTGTCCCGATCGGGTCGGGCTTTCTTTTCCGCCTTGGGCAATTCCTGTTGCTCTGAACAGGGAGGcgcctctttcagcttcttttTGTACTTGTCGCAGCGGGCACCTGGCCGGGTCCACTCGGGTAGGTGCGGCGCTCTTGCGTTCTGCTCCTTGCGTTCCTTCTGCTTGGTATCCTCCTCAGGCCGCTTGTCCTTGCGGGACGGGACCGTGTCCTCCTTGACGGCTGAACGAGAACCGCCAGATTTGGATTCCCCTCGGCGAAGCCAGCATGGTCCGAGAAGCAAAGCCGAACTCATCCCTGGAGTGGTTAGAGCACTTCCCGTTTAAGCCCTTTCTGGCGTCTTCCAGCAGAGCTCTCTCCATTTTCTCTTTGCTGGTTGGCCGTGATAAATGGTCAGCTTTTAATGGTGAAAGAGGTCATTGTGACCGTTGAGGTCTTGCAGATCGAAGCCGGAGGGGCACCCACAGATCGCGGCGGCTGCCTCTCCGTCTCTTCCATCAAGACCTTTTCCGGCGGGTTAGGTCCAAAGAGGTGGACCTCCCGGCTCCCACGTTCCCTTGTCCTAGCGGATAAGCAGCGACGGGAAGGATGCTTCTCATGGCGCGTAAGGGCGAAGgcgtttcttcttcttcttgctgctgtCTCCCGGTGCTTGTCTTTTGTGCCTGCTGCGGTGGAGTGCGAGAGGCTGCTGCATGTGCGATCGGGGACGCAGCGACCCGTCGGCTTCTCCTTCGACTTGACGCCCTGCTCTTTCACGGCTCGCGCAGCAGAGGTGTCATCGCGAGGAACCCGACCGCTGACAGCGTAGCAGTGCTGATCGAGGCGCTTACCAGGAGGCGGGAGGTTCGGTGGTGTGAGCGGGAACGGGAGGTCCTGTGGCCTTGGCGATGAAAGCGCCAGTGGTTCCGCTGGATTTGGAGCGTGACTTAGATTTCTTCTTTGGGTTCCACGAAGAGGCAAACGACTCCTTGGTTTTAGAGGCCTTGTGTTCTCGCGACCTTTTGCGCTCCCTTTTTGATTTCTTACACGAGCCAGAGCTGGAACCAGAGTGGGATTTAGAAGCAGGgcgtttgggggcagggggcggcggaggcggcggcaAGGGGGACGGGGCGCGGTGGTAGCGTTCTCGGCGCTGGGTCAGGATCTTCCGCCTCAGATCCACCCCCTTCCAACGGGGGTCAGGCTGGTTCTCGCTGAAGTCGATCTGTAAGGCGCCTCATACGTCCATCTGAGTGCAGTGCAGGTAAACGACAGGAAGTCATCCTCTTCCACCACGCCCGCGCCAGGGTGCTGCTGCTCTGCAGTATGGCACCTGCTCGGAACCGGTCGGGATGGGGGCTATACCTCTAGAGTCTTCTGGCTGCGGGCTCATTCCACCACTCCTTCCTCGATTTCTGAGTCCCCACCTCCACTTCCATCCCATTCCATCGAGGACCGGCGCCCGCCCCGATGATGCCCGCTCCCCTTTGAGGCCTTCTCCCCAGTCCTCAACTTGGCATTTCCAACAGTCACGACCTCCAAGGACACTTTCCCCTCTAGCTGAGGCTTTGCTTCAGCATCCAAGCGACCTTTAGGAGCTAAATCTACCACAAAGACTCTTCGGCGTGGCTCAGGAACTTTAGCCTCCATCTGTTCTGGAGGGAGGTCCTCAGCCAGCGTGGAGTCGGCACAGGGTGGCTCCTTGCCCTCAGGGGGCTCAGCGGGACCGACCGACTCACTCTCATAATCCCTGGCAGGTTCTGCTTCGGGTTCCGAATCGTCTTGCCCTTTGTCTGAGCTGGGGAAGTCTTGACTCAAGCTGTTCTCGTCGTAGATCCCGGCCAAAGTTTCTGAGATGCGGCTGATGCTGTGGGACATATCTGGAGGGAGCTGGTCACGGtcgtcttcctcctcttcctcgtcgTCATCGTCATCTTCCTCAGGAGAGGGGGTGCTAGCAGAAGAACTGGGGTTGGAGCCCGTGGGGTCAAAGGGGTCGTATTTCTGGTCATGCCGGCCACCCTCGGTCTCTTTGTGGGGCGAGTCGCCAAAGCTGAAATCGCCATTCAGGTTGTCCTCGTCAGTAGGGTGGAAGGGATCATAAATATCCAGGTCTGGGGAACGCATCGCAGGGCAGGGATTGACTGAGCCGCCGCTGCCTCCTTCGCCAGGGAGACCCTGATGGCGGGACACCGAGGATGTTGATGAAGAGCAGAGCGAAGAAGGGAGGACTGGAATCCTATCAAAGAGGTTGGCAGGCGGTTGGGGAGCAGCTGCTGGGAATGGACTTCATGACCTGTGGCACCCTGTGGGCGCTGCTGCCCCCCATTGGAGATCCCCATGCCAGTGCCCAGAGTCATGCCCAGAAAAGGTGAAGGAGAAGTCCTCTTTGCTTTGGGGGACTGCAAAACCTCACTCCTGGCTAAAGCAGAAGTCCAAAAGCCTTTGTCCACTACTGACAGAGTCCTGTGTGGGTTCAGAGGGCGGGGCTGTTCTAGAAGGGAAGAGTGGCCGACGGGGCAgtccctccttcctctccagcAAGGTGCTGATGGTCCAAGGCAGACTGTTAAGAGGATGTAAAAAAGAAGTGGTTAGGAGGTTTGCCAGAGCTATAATTTGATGTCCTGTccttttagaacagtggtggagaacctttggcactccagatgttatggactacaattcccatcaacccctgccagcatggccaattggccatgctggcaggggctgatgggaattgtagtccataacatctggagtgccaaaggttcaccaccatggttttagaagaaagaagagtttgatttatatcccccctttctctcctgcaagaagactcaaagggtcttacaatctcctttctccctcccccccccaacaacaaacaccctgtgaggtaggtggggctgagagagctcagaagaactatgactagcccaaggtcacccagctggtgtgtgtgggagtgcacaggctaatctgaattccccagataagcttccacagctcaagcggcagagcagggaatcaaacccggttcttcagattagagcgcacctgctctcaaccactacaccgcactggctctcagcACTGCTCTAAGTTATGCAAACAGGACATGTACCAGACTTCTGCATCCTCCAGGACCGATCTCTTCTAAGGACGCCCGACAAGGCACCAACGTCCCCCAGCCGGACTTCAGCCACCAGCTCCACTTCTTCCAGACCTTCTTCCCCACTGTTTGGGcgagaggggaaggaagagataaGGAATCAGGAATGGAATCTCTCACCTCCAGGAATTCCCACAGCAGCCAACGTAAAGCTTTAAAATGAAGCAATTCATACAAGGGGCAGAGGACAGATAAAACGTCTGCATCGTCATTTCTAGAGCCAAATCACACTGTGAAAACCAGGGGGTTAAATTGTAAGAGATGTGTAAGAAATGTTTGTAGAATGTATAGCTGTAACAAGAAAACCTCACAGTGGCTTTTCACCAGTGAAGGCTTAGAAGACAATCTCTGCTCTCTGCCTTGAGAATCACTATGTTCAAAAGCTTCCAAAATGAGCCTAACCATTCAATCCCACATAATGGGAGGCTGCATGGGACACAGAGCTGCCACAAACATCGATTCGTTTCCTGCTTTTGATGGCAGCTCTGGACGCAGCTGATTATGGCTgcaagtgggtgggatcatctctCCGCTGCTCTGTGGCACACGCCTTGACTGATACAGCAGCAGGTATAATTCATGGTATTTTTACCCTAAGCACCTTAGAGATGGTCTTCCCCATGGCCTGTTGGGTATCCCCAAGCTCACTGACACGGTCTGATCTCTAAAGTAGTCCGAGTGGCACGTTCAGACATCAATAATGCACTAAACAGAGCATGCCTGATGTTGTTGGACTGAACAGAACCAGTAGCTGCCCAGCCTGAACGTTACATGACAAGGCAGTAACTCGTCGGCCCGGACAGATTCTAAAACACCTTCCCGTGCAGAACCGCTCAAAGTACGTTCGCTGCAAATGTCATTTTACTTTTTGCAACTGGATCTAAATTGGTATCGGACAACGAAAACAAGAGCCCAACAAATTCAAATTGCTTTTGAGTCTGTACTTAATCAGTGAATGGggtggcatttttaaagctgttaCTGTACTGTGTCGATCATGAAAGTTTACTagagcttttgttgttgtttttttgcagaatttCAGAGCTCCGTTTTGCACCGCTCGCTTCCTCTGGCAATTGTCATTCTGTGGAAGAATCCCACTTACTAAACTGCCTGGGTCCCAAAGGAGCTTTCTACTTCCtgtggcaaatggcaagcccaTTCCAGGTAATCCAGAACTCCAGCCAAGGCAGGTACTGCAGCAGAACAAGGAGCCTCAAAAACCTGGaggaaaataaaagtttttaGAACTAAGGGACAGGCTGAGATCTGCAATTTCTCCTCCACTAAAAGGAGCGGAAGGAAAGAGACACAACTGTTCAACATATCTGCGATTTACAGTAccgtagaccagtggtggcgaacctatggcacgggtgccagaggtggcactcagagccctctctgtgggcacgcacaaacagagtgctcccccccaatctaggctggcctgggccactgggctcgattattagcattaaacctaagacctagttttggggaaccagtgtaggtaaccctgttaagcgctgttaaaccccactgattttcatgcgaagaactaaagcgcaatcatttacctgggagtaagctcggttgctggcaatggggcttgcttctgagtaaaccctcctagggtcgtgattcacccgttggaagagttgcttggttgcttcaaagccaagccaccgactaccaccaagcttactcccgagtaacgcacgcctcagagccaaccgtttttttctaaactaaaatctcagtattcagattaaatggccgtgttggcactttgcgataaataagcgggtttggggttgcaatttgggcactcggtctcgaaaaggttcgccgtcactgccgtAGACTGTATCCAGTCCACTCTGCTCAGCTGAAGGCTTGGCCAGAGAATGAGGCTCCACACTTCGCTGAATGGCAGAATACAAACCCAAGACCAATTATTGTTCATCGCAATGTACCATTATGATGCCTGATCATGCAAAGAAAGTGTCACAACCTATGGGTGAATACTGATGGGGAATTCCAGCCCACTAGAAGTTAGGGGTTCTCCAACCGGGAATTTGAACCATAAAGGTGCACAGAGAGAATAGTTAATAAAAAATTCACAGCAGGGGTAAgggacagttttctcagaatcATCAGGGATGCCAAGGCTTTTTATAGGCAGATACAACCAACTATAAGTAGGCAGGAGTGATACTACATTAAATGGATGCTAATACTTGGCAAAGATTAGTTTCCTTGGAGTCAAGAGGAAGTTACTTCCTTAGCAGCACACACACTGGGAAatgatctgttttgtttttcatattccCTCCATGAGCTAGGATCAGTGGGACCTGGTTAAAAAATAACCTTggagagaaatggaaaaaaagtctGTGATATAAGCGCACATTCTTCGATATGTAACTATCAGTGAGACCTGTGCCTTTAAGGTTGTTCATGGGCGGAGTTAAGAAAAGCAGCGGAGAGGCCAGTCGAGACTTAAGCTAGCAGCTGAGGGGAAGCAccgggctgcctccttgtgtgtaaacagagaaacacgaggagagcCCTATGAAAGCACAATGCGTAGAGAAGGGTCCTGAGGTAAGCGTTCCCTGCGTAATCAGCCTCTAAGTTCAGTGGCTTTAGCTAAAATATAAGGCAACAGCTACATTTTGATTAGTCTTTGCTTCACTCAGGCCTAACTATCAGGCCTCCTCCTTCAATGCTGAATTCACCAGATCTTGTTTGGAAGACCACAGAGCGCTAAGAATCGGCGGCATCCTCCTAACTGCTGCTCGTCAAGAACTGTGAGCTCATTAACACAAGCCAAACGTGCGTGCGTGCCCTTCCAGACATACCTCACCCATCGGGGGGTTCCTATCACAGACCAACGCAGGATCCCCTGTTCCCAGCCAACTTCCTCCAAGTCCTTCAGATCTGGAGCTCCGGCACCATTTCCTTCGGTTTGTTTGCTTGCACTCAGCATCTGAAAAGGAGAACGGGGTCTCAGATTGGATATTGGATAGATACAAATGCAGGTGTGTGCACATCAAACAGATTTATTGCAATACCAAAGGCTTTCAAAGGAAGAGTTGAACagaagcggtttgccattgcgttcCTCTGCGTAGCACACATGAACTTTCctcatggtctcccatctaagtagcATAAAAAGCCGACCTTGctcagcttccaggatctgatgagactgggctagcctgagctatctaggtcagggcacagTCTTTATTAAATCtctaggagcagaagtggcgtagtggggaagagcaggtccattctaatctggagaactgggtttgatttcccgctctaccgcttgagatatggaggcttatctggaggactagagtagcttgtgcactccaacacacaccagctgggtgaccttgggcgagtcacagctcttcggagctctctcagccccacctacctcacagggtgtttgttgtgggagggggggaagggaaaggagactgttaagcccctttgagtctcctcacaggagagaaaggggggggtgtaaatccaaacacttctcttcttctattaaagggacattTCCCACCTCTTCCCAGGCAACAGACGGCCCTGTTGCCAAACAGAATTATTAtaaggcagcgatggcgaaccttttcgagaccaagtgcccaaattgcaacccaaaacccacttatttattgccaagtgccaacatgccaatttaacctgaatacggaggttttagtttagaaaaaatggttggctctgaggcacaagttactcgggagcaagcttggtgaagcaaccgtgcaacgctttgaatgggtgaatcgagaccctaggagggtttactcagaagcaagccccatttccagcaactgagcttactgccaggtaaaggatcgtgcccaggccagcctagatgtgcgtggggggggggggtgattttccaccacccccacatgacgaactctgtgcacgcgtgcccacagaaagggctctgagtgccacctctggcacccgtgccgtaggttcgccaccactgttataaggcTTCCATTAATGAAAATTTAGCCGCCTTCTCAGTCCTGTTCCCCCATCGTTTCTCAAGTTCTACAGCGAGCCCCGCAGTTTTGAGATACCTTTCTCACTGGCTGGGTCCTGCCGTTCAGGTGCCAAGCCGCTGCCCATGGCTTGCTGCAAAGCTTTCTGTGAAGGTGAAAAAAAAGGAACACGGAACGGAGTCAGCGCGAGTGACAAGGAAGATGAAGGACGGCAACAGCCAGGAGCCCACTCCCAAGCGGTTGGCTACGTTCCACCCCGATTGGCCCAATGACGCTCTTTGAATTCATCTGCCCAGGCAGAACGAGTGGGACAAGTCCAATGCCAACAAAAGTGAAAAAGCATCTCATGAAGCAATCCCACGAACATTTGGGGGGTTTGTTTCGAGATAGCCACATTGAGATAtctaaagggatgtcatgttggggagtgagcaagcttgttttctgctgctccagagaccaggaccaggagtgatgggtccaaggtgaaggaaaagcgattccacctaaacaccaggaaaaacctcctgacagtaagggctgtttgacagtggaatgcactacctcggagtgtggtggagtctccttctctggaggtttttaaagagaggctagatcaggggtagggaacctgcggctcgagagccacatgcggctcttctgcccttgcactgtggctccacgagccgagccgctggccccatccttgcctgccctacaggcagcagggtggacgcatccatgcgc
Encoded here:
- the SCAF1 gene encoding LOW QUALITY PROTEIN: splicing factor, arginine/serine-rich 19 (The sequence of the model RefSeq protein was modified relative to this genomic sequence to represent the inferred CDS: inserted 2 bases in 2 codons; deleted 15 bases in 8 codons; substituted 8 bases at 8 genomic stop codons) → MAREDPCHGESNTSHRALPLQMPAKLYLRNLKVDYADNIYTLLRQYLSLRKICTVLLKDVFQAVKMSAKCLYPSPSNSSAIRLLLKAFMARVNQLFWGFVGCVAAGCTAGTAVPYQPPSARHRRDYISHHTADAVGLTHVRRVAGVVVRVAPLRTAGVGLRTTSPRTPSGSVAPSFSTALPAAGPSRVKWLPQRPGPGSVGGSGRASSSFFAERRRVEGPCFAVRPGFAVLADMEEEENRHPPVREDPARGGEKPAAEPSLDADWDQSGAFCAGQVIILKALQQAMGSGLAPERQDPASEKDAECKQTNRRKWCRSSRSEGLGGSWLGTGDPALVCDRNPPMGEVFEAPCSAAVPALAGVLDYLEWACHLPQEVESSFGTQAVYGEEGLEEVELVAEVRLGDVGALSGVLRRDRSWRMQKSVCLGPSAPCWRGRRDCPVGHSSLLEQPRPLNPHRTLSVVDKGFWTSALARSEVLQSPKAKRTSPSPFLGMTLGTGMGISNGGQQRPQGATGHEVHSQQXAPQPPANLFDRIPVLPSSLCSSSTSSVSRHQGLPGEGGSGGSVNPCPAMRSPDLDIYDPFHPTDEDNLNGDFSFGDSPHKETEGGRHDQKYDPFDPTGSNPSSSASTPSPEEDDDDDEEEEEDDRDQLPPDMSHSISRISETLAGIYDENSLSQDFPSSDKGQDDSEPEAEPARDYESESVGPAEPPEGKEPPCADSTLAEDLPPEQMEAKVPEPRRRVFVVDLAPKGRLDAEAKPQLEGKVSLEVVTVGNAKLRTGEKASKGSGHHRGGRRSSMEWDGSGGGDSEIEEGVVEXARSQKTLEVXPPSRPVPSRCHTAEQQHPGAGVVEEDDFLSFLHCTQMDVXGALQIDFSENQPDPRWKGVDLRRKILTQRRERYHRAPSPLPPPPPPPAPKRPASKSHSGSSSGSCKKSKRERKRSREHKASKTKESFASSWNPKKKSKSRSKSXRNHWRFHRQGHRTSRSRSHHRTSRLLVSASISTATLSAVGFRDDTSAARAVKEQGVKSKEKPTGRCVPDRTCSSLSHSTAAGTKDKHRETAARRRRNAFALTRHEKHPSRRCLSARTRERGSREVHLFGPNPPEKVLMEETERQPPRSVGAPPASLQDLNGHNDLFHHXKLTIYHGQPAKRKWRELCWKTPERAXTGSALTTPGMSSALLLGPCWLRRGESKSGGSRSAVKEDTVPSRKDKRPEEDTKQKERKEQNARAPHLPEWTRPGARCDKYKKKLKEAPPCSEQQELPKAEKKARPDRDKGGKKIKAGSHKESGKLGSGRKVKLQSKVAVLIREGVSSTSPPGEAGWIHRGSLVSQLSKESRSPFLKSEEKVHDSPGEASQGGQGRMASVKEPGFKSKKVKGLTSAKMGGSXGAGRGSAGKGASEPKKKKKLKVKTGLKKSKADSCSQGASSPLRVGREKNPHGPGSGEVPRSGDAQAALSPLSRLAPAAGFHSDSQTVDSGCKGSPRLSPSSPEDPRAGAAXECFPDEPEAXQLVRDQRGQCLAQPKPPHTSQASASHPSAPMSWNLQGGVDCTSGVLALTALLFKMEEANLASRAKAQELIQATNQILHPQQAFNPPWASLLNHRTSPTRSEMHLVSTNLSLSNLLLELLADGRLWFQHPPAPHGGVMPVGWSRVSSRPPPQLASLLPLRGHCTDLTAAPALMYAGDDKYLKKLHTQERAVEEVKLAIKPYYQKKEITKDEYKDILRKAVHKICHSKSGEINPVKVNNLVKAYVQRYKYFRKHGRKMDEEPGPPKEMGGLDKSGLPMPPL